The following proteins are encoded in a genomic region of Acidobacteriota bacterium:
- a CDS encoding UPF0175 family protein, whose protein sequence is MADHALTIPYSDDLLLSLKESPEEFETEARLLLAVKMYELGRLTTGRAAELAGVGRVEFLFLLERFGLSPMGIDPDELQQDLANA, encoded by the coding sequence ATGGCCGATCATGCCCTGACCATCCCCTACTCGGACGATCTCCTCCTCTCGCTCAAGGAGAGTCCCGAGGAATTCGAGACGGAAGCTCGATTGCTTCTGGCGGTCAAGATGTATGAATTGGGGCGCTTGACGACCGGCAGAGCGGCAGAGCTCGCGGGGGTCGGCCGGGTTGAGTTTCTTTTCCTCCTCGAGCGCTTCGGGCTCTCTCCCATGGGCATCGACCCCGACGAGCTGCAGCAAGACCTAGCCAATGCCTGA